Proteins encoded in a region of the Benincasa hispida cultivar B227 chromosome 2, ASM972705v1, whole genome shotgun sequence genome:
- the LOC120071203 gene encoding RNA pseudouridine synthase 7 isoform X2, whose protein sequence is MTSKRKREEEGMGVGEIVWQTPANPPQRSDYIFHNGRRHVRPYYFEFIAHVKNRWAGKTIVDLFAEEFKGRPYEYYVDAVKCGRIQVDGEMVPVSYIVKSSQKISHFLHRHEPPVMAWGVKILKEEAEVLTVCKPASVPVHPCGQYRKNTVVGILEAEHGLAPLFHRLVSGLLILARNASKADLFRQQIESGLVKKQYIARVVGVFPEAEQVVDVNINYNAREGRSTAEMVDSCANTPIKGKAAQTKFTRISSDGVQSIVLCEPITGRTHQIRVHLQYTGYPIANDTLYLTKEASGRSVEKTTADRAAAISNCSAACDIEEDCVNAREENWSEDFRIDPMCTNCPNLAPKGYDGEEEGLWLHCVQYSGPGWIYECPYPQWASLK, encoded by the exons ATGACGAGCAagaggaaaagggaagaagagggCATGGGAGTGGGAGAGATCGTATGGCAAACCCCTGCCAACCCTCCACAACGAAGCGATTATATATTTCACAATG GGAGGCGGCACGTTAGACCTTACTACTTCGAGTTCATTGCTCAT GTTAAAAATCGGTGGGCCGGTAAAACCATTGTCGACTTATTTGCTGAAGAGTTCAAAGGCCGGCCTTACGAGTACTAT GTTGATGCTGTCAAATGTGGTCGCATACAAGTCGATGGGGAGATGGTGCCTGTTTCATATATAGTTAAATCATCTCAAAAGATAAGCCATTTCCTGCACAG GCATGAACCTCCGGTAATGGCTTGGGGCGTGAAAATTCTCAAAGAAGAAGCAGAAGTGCTCACGGTTTGCAAGCCTGCATCTGTTCCG GTTCATCCATGTGGTCAATATAGGAAAAACACAGTTGTCGGTATACTTGAAGCAGAGCATGGTTTGGCACCTCTATTTC ACCGCCTTGTTTCAGGACTTCTTATTCTTGCTAGAAATGCATCCAAAGCTGACCTTTTCAGACAACAG ATTGAGTCTGGGCTGGTGAAGAAGCAGTATATTGCAAGGGTAGTGGGTGTATTTCCAGAAGCAGAG CAAGTTGTTGATgttaatataaattacaatGCTCGAGAGGGAAGGAGCACAGCGGAG ATGGTTGATTCTTGCGCTAATACTCCAATAAAGGGGAAGGCTGCTCAAACAAAGTTTACGCGCATCAGTTCCGATGGAGTCCAAAGCATTGTTTTATGTGAACCGATCACTGGCCGAACTCATCAA ATCCGTGTGCATTTGCAATATACAGGTTATCCCATAGCCAACGATACACTGTACCTTACAAAAGAAGCTTCAGGTCGTTCCGTGGAAAAAACAACTGCAGATAGAGCTGCTGCAATATCAAACTGTTCTGCGGCATGTGATATTGAAGAAGATTGTGTTAATGCACGCGAAGAAAACTGGAGTGAAGATTTTAGAATTGATCCCATGTGTACAAACTGTCCAAATTTGGCTCCAAAGGG ATACGACGGAGAGGAAGAGGGTCTGTGGCTGCATTGTGTTCAGTACTCTGGACCAGGATGGATCTACGAATGCCCATATCCACAATGGGCTTCACTTAAATAG
- the LOC120071203 gene encoding RNA pseudouridine synthase 7 isoform X1 has translation MTSKRKREEEGMGVGEIVWQTPANPPQRSDYIFHNGRRHVRPYYFEFIAHVKNRWAGKTIVDLFAEEFKGRPYEYYVDAVKCGRIQVDGEMVPVSYIVKSSQKISHFLHRHEPPVMAWGVKILKEEAEVLTVCKPASVPVHPCGQYRKNTVVGILEAEHGLAPLFPIHRLDRLVSGLLILARNASKADLFRQQIESGLVKKQYIARVVGVFPEAEQVVDVNINYNAREGRSTAEMVDSCANTPIKGKAAQTKFTRISSDGVQSIVLCEPITGRTHQIRVHLQYTGYPIANDTLYLTKEASGRSVEKTTADRAAAISNCSAACDIEEDCVNAREENWSEDFRIDPMCTNCPNLAPKGYDGEEEGLWLHCVQYSGPGWIYECPYPQWASLK, from the exons ATGACGAGCAagaggaaaagggaagaagagggCATGGGAGTGGGAGAGATCGTATGGCAAACCCCTGCCAACCCTCCACAACGAAGCGATTATATATTTCACAATG GGAGGCGGCACGTTAGACCTTACTACTTCGAGTTCATTGCTCAT GTTAAAAATCGGTGGGCCGGTAAAACCATTGTCGACTTATTTGCTGAAGAGTTCAAAGGCCGGCCTTACGAGTACTAT GTTGATGCTGTCAAATGTGGTCGCATACAAGTCGATGGGGAGATGGTGCCTGTTTCATATATAGTTAAATCATCTCAAAAGATAAGCCATTTCCTGCACAG GCATGAACCTCCGGTAATGGCTTGGGGCGTGAAAATTCTCAAAGAAGAAGCAGAAGTGCTCACGGTTTGCAAGCCTGCATCTGTTCCG GTTCATCCATGTGGTCAATATAGGAAAAACACAGTTGTCGGTATACTTGAAGCAGAGCATGGTTTGGCACCTCTATTTC CTATACATCGACTAGACCGCCTTGTTTCAGGACTTCTTATTCTTGCTAGAAATGCATCCAAAGCTGACCTTTTCAGACAACAG ATTGAGTCTGGGCTGGTGAAGAAGCAGTATATTGCAAGGGTAGTGGGTGTATTTCCAGAAGCAGAG CAAGTTGTTGATgttaatataaattacaatGCTCGAGAGGGAAGGAGCACAGCGGAG ATGGTTGATTCTTGCGCTAATACTCCAATAAAGGGGAAGGCTGCTCAAACAAAGTTTACGCGCATCAGTTCCGATGGAGTCCAAAGCATTGTTTTATGTGAACCGATCACTGGCCGAACTCATCAA ATCCGTGTGCATTTGCAATATACAGGTTATCCCATAGCCAACGATACACTGTACCTTACAAAAGAAGCTTCAGGTCGTTCCGTGGAAAAAACAACTGCAGATAGAGCTGCTGCAATATCAAACTGTTCTGCGGCATGTGATATTGAAGAAGATTGTGTTAATGCACGCGAAGAAAACTGGAGTGAAGATTTTAGAATTGATCCCATGTGTACAAACTGTCCAAATTTGGCTCCAAAGGG ATACGACGGAGAGGAAGAGGGTCTGTGGCTGCATTGTGTTCAGTACTCTGGACCAGGATGGATCTACGAATGCCCATATCCACAATGGGCTTCACTTAAATAG
- the LOC120071203 gene encoding RNA pseudouridine synthase 7 isoform X3, translating into MKRKIMKEEDEARVKKRVSSLLFTLANSMVGEIVWQTPANPPQRSDYIFHNGRRHVRPYYFEFIAHVKNRWAGKTIVDLFAEEFKGRPYEYYVDAVKCGRIQVDGEMVPVSYIVKSSQKISHFLHRHEPPVMAWGVKILKEEAEVLTVCKPASVPVHPCGQYRKNTVVGILEAEHGLAPLFPIHRLDRLVSGLLILARNASKADLFRQQIESGLVKKQYIARVVGVFPEAEQVVDVNINYNAREGRSTAEMVDSCANTPIKGKAAQTKFTRISSDGVQSIVLCEPITGRTHQIRVHLQYTGYPIANDTLYLTKEASGRSVEKTTADRAAAISNCSAACDIEEDCVNAREENWSEDFRIDPMCTNCPNLAPKGYDGEEEGLWLHCVQYSGPGWIYECPYPQWASLK; encoded by the exons atgaaaaggaaaataatgaaggaggaagatgaagcaagagtaaagaaaaggg TAAGCTCTTTATTATTTACACTGGCCAACTCAATGG TGGGAGAGATCGTATGGCAAACCCCTGCCAACCCTCCACAACGAAGCGATTATATATTTCACAATG GGAGGCGGCACGTTAGACCTTACTACTTCGAGTTCATTGCTCAT GTTAAAAATCGGTGGGCCGGTAAAACCATTGTCGACTTATTTGCTGAAGAGTTCAAAGGCCGGCCTTACGAGTACTAT GTTGATGCTGTCAAATGTGGTCGCATACAAGTCGATGGGGAGATGGTGCCTGTTTCATATATAGTTAAATCATCTCAAAAGATAAGCCATTTCCTGCACAG GCATGAACCTCCGGTAATGGCTTGGGGCGTGAAAATTCTCAAAGAAGAAGCAGAAGTGCTCACGGTTTGCAAGCCTGCATCTGTTCCG GTTCATCCATGTGGTCAATATAGGAAAAACACAGTTGTCGGTATACTTGAAGCAGAGCATGGTTTGGCACCTCTATTTC CTATACATCGACTAGACCGCCTTGTTTCAGGACTTCTTATTCTTGCTAGAAATGCATCCAAAGCTGACCTTTTCAGACAACAG ATTGAGTCTGGGCTGGTGAAGAAGCAGTATATTGCAAGGGTAGTGGGTGTATTTCCAGAAGCAGAG CAAGTTGTTGATgttaatataaattacaatGCTCGAGAGGGAAGGAGCACAGCGGAG ATGGTTGATTCTTGCGCTAATACTCCAATAAAGGGGAAGGCTGCTCAAACAAAGTTTACGCGCATCAGTTCCGATGGAGTCCAAAGCATTGTTTTATGTGAACCGATCACTGGCCGAACTCATCAA ATCCGTGTGCATTTGCAATATACAGGTTATCCCATAGCCAACGATACACTGTACCTTACAAAAGAAGCTTCAGGTCGTTCCGTGGAAAAAACAACTGCAGATAGAGCTGCTGCAATATCAAACTGTTCTGCGGCATGTGATATTGAAGAAGATTGTGTTAATGCACGCGAAGAAAACTGGAGTGAAGATTTTAGAATTGATCCCATGTGTACAAACTGTCCAAATTTGGCTCCAAAGGG ATACGACGGAGAGGAAGAGGGTCTGTGGCTGCATTGTGTTCAGTACTCTGGACCAGGATGGATCTACGAATGCCCATATCCACAATGGGCTTCACTTAAATAG
- the LOC120071204 gene encoding membrane-anchored ubiquitin-fold protein 3-like, with amino-acid sequence MPEDDLIDIKFRLYDGSDIGPFRYSSASTIDVLKQRIVSDWPKGKTITPKAASEVKLISSGKILENNKTVGQCKLPFGEFTGGVTIMHVVVQPSLAKAKTEKKTDNSQQKIVCSCSIL; translated from the exons ATGCCGGAGGACGATTTGATTGACATTAAGTTCAGGCTCTACGATGGTTCTGATATTGGACCATTTCGATACTCGTCGGCATCGACAATAGATGTGCTTAAGCAGAGAATAGTTTCCGATTGGCCCAAAG gCAAAACAATTACTCCGAAGGCAGCCAGTGAAGTAAAACTGATAAGTTCTGGGAAAATCTTGGAAAATAACAAAACTGTTGGTCAGTGTAAATTACCTTTTGGTGAGTTCACGGGAGGAGTCACCATAATGCACGTTGTTGTACAGCCATCCCTAGCGAAAGCTAAAACAG AGAAAAAGACTGACAATTCGCAACAGAAGATCGTCTGCTCCTGTTCCATACTTTGA